From a single Candidatus Izimaplasma bacterium HR1 genomic region:
- the recF_1 gene encoding DNA replication and repair protein RecF: MYLKTLNIANFRNYESQKLEFNKHSNIFIGNNAQGKTSILEAIYVLAFTKSHRVYKDVSFIKNSAEYAKINSLINLNNKDIELDIVVSKLGKKAKYNQIELDKLSEYLGILNVVIFAPEDLELIKGNPKTRRKFLNLEIGQISKEYLYSLQNYRKVLKQRNDLLKSMQKKQTKDLMLLDVITDQLVGYQEYLASKRSEFVKEIESLAQNHYKKLASTKDILTIEYIPSIVKNIKEEYIAKYQYDIITGTTNQGIHRDELEFYINSFPVKSFGSQGEQRTAVLAIKLALIDFIYNYKKEYPVLLLDDVLSELDKTRQNNLLEYVSKDIQTFITTTDLNEIDLEKIVDYDIFQIENGTIKESDNNG; encoded by the coding sequence ATGTATTTAAAAACCCTTAATATAGCGAACTTTCGCAACTACGAGTCTCAAAAATTAGAATTTAATAAGCATTCTAACATCTTCATTGGTAACAATGCTCAAGGAAAAACAAGTATCCTTGAAGCTATCTATGTTTTAGCATTTACAAAATCACATAGAGTTTATAAAGATGTAAGTTTCATTAAAAATAGCGCTGAGTACGCTAAAATCAATTCCCTAATCAATTTAAACAACAAAGATATAGAATTAGACATAGTAGTATCAAAACTTGGTAAAAAAGCAAAATATAACCAAATAGAGTTAGATAAACTAAGTGAGTATTTAGGAATTCTAAATGTTGTAATATTTGCACCAGAAGATCTAGAGTTAATTAAGGGAAATCCTAAAACTAGGCGAAAATTTCTTAATTTAGAGATTGGGCAAATATCAAAAGAATATTTATATAGTCTGCAAAATTATCGCAAAGTACTTAAACAAAGAAATGATTTATTAAAATCTATGCAGAAGAAACAAACAAAAGATTTAATGTTACTTGATGTGATAACGGATCAATTAGTAGGTTATCAAGAGTATTTAGCAAGCAAAAGAAGCGAATTTGTTAAGGAAATTGAAAGTTTAGCTCAAAATCACTATAAAAAGTTAGCTTCAACAAAAGATATTTTAACAATTGAGTATATTCCTTCAATTGTTAAAAATATAAAAGAAGAATATATTGCTAAGTATCAGTACGATATTATTACAGGAACTACTAATCAAGGGATTCATAGAGACGAATTGGAATTTTACATTAATAGCTTCCCTGTAAAATCTTTTGGTTCTCAAGGTGAACAAAGAACAGCTGTATTAGCTATTAAATTGGCACTTATTGACTTTATTTACAACTATAAAAAAGAATATCCTGTCTTATTACTAGACGATGTACTTAGTGAATTAGATAAAACAAGACAAAATAACTTATTAGAATATGTTAGTAAGGACATTCAAACATTTATAACAACAACAGATTTAAATGAGATAGATTTAGAAAAAATAGTAGATTATGACATTTTTCAAATTGAAAATGGAACTATAAAGGAGAGTGACAACAATGGATAA